ggcccccaccccagggccgcTGCTGATCAGGCAAGGCCTGCGGGGCCGCACACCTGGCCGGCAGGTGAGCCCCGGGGCAGGACGCGTCACCGGTCCGCGCGGCGCGGGGAAGGCGGCCGACTTGTCCGCGGGGCTGCACCCGCCGGCAGGGGGCGCGCGCCCTGCTCCAGGAGCCCGGCCGAGGGGCCAGGTGCGCATGCGCCGCGTAGGGCGCTTTCCGGCAGCGTGGCGGAACAAGCCGGCCGTTTCGCGGCATTTGACGACCTCCGCGCTCCGCGCCCGGCGGCAGGCTTGGCGCCATGGCGTCGCCCTTCAGCGGGGCGCTGCAGCTGACGGATCTGGATGACTTCATCGGGCCGTCTCAGGTGCGCCTGGAGGGGGACCCAGGGAGCCCCGCCGCGTCCTCGGCGctcctgggggagagggaggccgAGGCCGCCGGGGGGTCGGGCTCGTGACGCTGCCTGCGGGGCGCCCGCGCGGGGGACGTGCCGAGGCCGGGGGGCTGtgcgggcgggggagggcggagggggtcgaggaggggggaggggggaggcggggggggagggaggagggggcacggggaggggggtggcagcGGGGGCTCAGGTGCCGGCGCGGGCAGGCGCCGGCCTCCTGCCAGAGATGCGCACGCGGCCCCTGGGCGTCCTGAGAACGATGAGGTCCAGGTGAGGTCAGAGGTGAGGTCAgagcccggggcgcgcgggggggggcTGCTGTCCCCGctgtccccgtccccgtccccgggcGACTGAGCCGCGATGAGCGCTGCCCCCGGCGCCCCGACTGCCGTCTCCTCCCGGAGCAGGACTGCATCAAGCCCGTGAAGGTGGACAGGCGGCCCGGAAGCGGGGTGGCCAAGATCCACATCGAGGATGATGGGAGTTACTTCCAGGTCAGTCCGGTGAGTTCCAGCCCAGGTGACCAAAAGCGCAATTTTGCTGCTCTTTCCAGTGAGGAGCACGAGGATTGAGGATCGTGGGGCCTTCTGCAGTGGTCGGATTCCTTGTCATCAAGGCCAGGAGGATGTTGCTCATAGTGATGCTGCTCCTTAGGTGGTTACAGCGTAACTAGATCCCGGCCTAGTCGGCTAGGAGGACTCCCAAGAATGGCCATGCCATCCCAGGGACCACAGGCATGGGCGCACCTGGCACGGGAACTCCTCCAGGCAGGGGAGGAGCCTCCAGTGGCacatggcagggctgggggggacAGGGATCAGGCATTCACAGGGAGCGAACAGGCCCCCTGCTCAGGCCAGGAGAGTGACCCTGAAGCACACCGCAGCCCCTGCCCaagccagcccagcccaggggaATGCCACCTTGGGGCATTGGGGTGCCCCAAtgccttggggtggggtggggtccaCCTATGAAGGGGTCCAGGAGAGGTGCGGCCCTGCTGTCCCAAGCAGCAGTGGTTGATTTGGAAAGAAGTTGGGAAGCTTATTCTCTTGGCACGAGATCAAAGCCTGAGCCTTTATGCCCAACTAACTCGAAAGTTAGGGTACTTTCAGTCCTGAGCTCAAAATGGGGTTTTGGTGTGAAGCGTAGCCCTGATGAGCTGGGCTGGAAGGGAGACCCCGTCTCCTCAGCCCCCCAGGTCCCATTCTGGGCCCCTGGAGCTCGCCTGGCCCTGGCTCACACTCTTCTGAGCGTATAGGGAAGTACAGGGGCTCAGCTGGGTCGCTGGCACCTGGGGAAGTGGCAGGGGGTCAGCCAGGACACCGGCGCCCACACCAGGTTCTGCATCTGTTTGCCATCTGGCTGTTGCCGCCCGTGTGTCTGTCCCCTCCAGGGCTGCtgctcttcactgagcagagcgccacctctctctgccctctctgccttcatctcagccTTGCCTTTCTCATCCTGCTGTTGGCCTCCGGCCTTTGACGTTTTCCCGTCTTCACAGCTGCACGAGTGCAGACTAGGAACCTCTGTGCGTGAGTGCAGACAAGTCACCTGCTTCTCTGCAGCTTTAACACCCACATTCCACCCCTGACAGGCTACAGGCCTCATTAATACGATTCTGATGTGCCAGCTGATCCTGTACCAAAGATAGAATTTGATGGAGCTAATTAAGTCTAGAATACATATGGAACGTACATATTTCTGTAACagatatttaatctttaaaaatcccgTGGCATTCAAAGCCAGCCAACTTCCGTGTTGGTTGTCAGAGTTGTGAGCCAGAGAATAAAGGTTTCCTGTAGGCTCTGTCATCGTGAGAGCTCATGTCCTTGTGGCTGCAGGACGGAGGGACCCAGAGGCTGGAGAAGGCAAAGATCTCGCTGGATGACTGCCTGGCGTGCAGTGGCTGTGTCACCTCGGCGGAGACCGTGCTCATCACTCAGCAAAGCCACGAGGAGCTGCGGAAGGTCTTAGATGCCAATAAGGTAAGTGGTGGGCGGTCTCGGAGACTTTAACTTGACATCAACCCCCGTATCCTTAGCTGTTGCCTTCAAGGGCAGCTAATCTCCATGTGACTCCcacatttttaaagtgtcatCAGCGGGATCTCAATACTTCAGCGCTACGCTAAAGTGTTGGGCCCTCCACGTGCCTAAACATGACATGTCCTGACGGAGGTAGGGCACGCTGTCTCCAGCACCAGACCACGGGGACTCCGTGTGAAACACACCAAGTGAGCACGTGCCCCTTGCTTTGCAGATGGCAGCCCCGGGGCAGCAGAGGCTGGTTGTGGTTTCTGTCTCGCCCCAATCCAGAGCTTCGCTGGCTGCAAGATTTCAGCTGAGCCCTACGGACACTGCCAGAAAGCTGACCGCATTCTTCAAGAAGATCGGTAGGCACCAAACGTCGTGTGAGTGCTGTAGCtcagtgtgggggggggggtcccgtGAGGGGGCTCCTCAGGCATCCGATTCCCTGAATCCAGACACTCCAGACTGTTCGGAGTTGACCTCAGCCTGAAGTTTCGGTTTGACAAACGGGAGCTGTGCCTTAGCGGGGAGCCCCCTGAGTCCTCTCTGTGCTCTCCCAACCTGGAACTCACCCACTCCTCTCATTGGTTTTACATGATCATCATCGAGGCCCGTTTCCCAGGTCCCCGTCAGGTTGTAGCTCAGATCCACTTTGGGTGACTTCTGTGTGTCAGGAGCTGGGCTGGGAGGTCGTGGACTGGGCACTGCAAAGGGTGTGGCTTGGTCCACAAAGGGTGTGGCTGTCACCGTGGGCGCAGCTGGGGCCATCCCACTGTCCTTCGTGGGGGTGAGGTGGTGCTTGCCTTGCAGGGGTGCACTATGTGTTTGATACCGCCTTCTCGAGGAGCTTCAGTCTCCTGGAGAGCCAGCGCGAGTTTGTGCAGCGGTTCCGAGAACAGGCCAACTCCACGCAGGCCTTGCCTGTGCTCACGTCCGCCTGCCCAGGTGTGTCCACGCTGCAGGTCGCGGGTAACAGGAATGCTCCGTGCGGCAGCGTAGGCTTCTGGTCTCCTCGGCAGGGGGAGCCACCTTGAGAGTCCCTTAGCTCCCCAGACTACGATCTCACAGATGCCAGTGGCCAGTGAGTgacagcagagcaggggcagtctgggaccatAGCCCCTTGTACGAGTAGCTCCACCCTAAGAGCATCATGTCACTCACTGGCTGGTGAGACGGCCCTTTTGTTCCCTGTGTCGACCGCAGGCTGGATCTGCTATGCTGAGAAGACGCATGGGAACTTCCTCATCCCTTACCTCAGCACTGCCCGGTCCCCACAGCAGGTCATGGGCTCCCTGGTCAAGGACTTCTTTGCCCAGCAGCAGGTAACAGGAATGTTCCATCTGTGAACCATTCACTGCCATTGTCCTGAAAGATGAGCCAAGATCTACAATGTCCACAGGCCCCTACAAAGAAGCTCGCTCACATCCTGGCCACTGGCCGGCTGTGTCACCCCCACCTCACCTGATGGGGCCCCCTTTTACTGCTGGGTCAGGCAGCGATTCCACATTTCCACATTTCTCGGCAGCATTTGACCCCCGACAGGATCTACCATGTGACGGTAATGCCGTGCTATGACAAAAAGCTGGAAGCTTCCAGACCAGACTTTTTCAACCAGGAGCACCAGACGCGTGACGTGGATTGTGTCGTCACCACAGGTGTGGGTCCTGCTGCCCTGAGTCCAGGGCATGGATGGCGTTGCCTGGGTTCTGCCCACAGGCCCCGGCTGAAGCTGCCATCCCCTGTGCACGAGGCACCCCCCGCCCTCTCCTCAGAGCCAGGTCCTACTTCACAGCTTCACAGCTTTACAGCTGTACCATGATCTTGGTGACCTGTGATCAATgggctcccctcacccccccGCACTACCTGAGTGTTTGCCCTAAAACAGTCTGCGTGGGAGGTGTGCCAAGATTGTTGTCAACTGCTCTGACTCACGTGGGTCTCCCCATTTCTGAGTTGAGCAGCCTCAGAGAGTCTCCCAGGTgcttaaaatacagagaaataaacgCTCAGGAGCCCAGACAGCGGTGGGGAAAGGCTTCCTGCATGAATGTGGCCCTGTCCACCTGTGGGGAGCCGTGACCACACTGCCGTGGGCGCACCTCGGGGATGGGCCTGCCCACCCCCCGCCGTGCCACCCACCGTGAGGGTGGGCCACAGGTCTGGGGAGCAGGCTGGCTCTTCTGAGGGTCTTCAGAAGTAGAGTCCTTCCTCGCCTCTGTGGCCAGGCTCGTCCTCCACCCTCAGGCCAGGAGGTGGGCGTTTGGGTGTCCAGAGCCCAAGCACAGGTTGCAGACGATGTGAGTTTCCTCAGTGTTTTTTTGTGGAGATCTCAGCTGAAGAGCGTCTGTGCTGGGGTCTTGTTGTAGGAGAAGTGTTCAAGTTGCTGGAGGAAGAAGGGGTGTCACTCTCAGAACTGGAGCCAGCCCCCCTGGACAGCCTGTAAGTCAGCATCTCCTGCGGCAGAGGGGAGCGTGTAGTCTGGCGTCAAGGTGCTCGTGACGTTGGTTGGGGGTTGCAGGTGTCCTGGCAAGCAGCAGAAGTGAGAACATGGGGTAGGCCCcgtccccttcctctcccccgcCATGGCTTCCTTCTGCATGATTCCATGTCTGCCCTGTGACTTGTTCACAGAGGTGGTAAAGTTCACGAGATGGCCAGTGGCCACCTAACTGATGGTCATCGGAGCTGACTCCAATTTGACACAGGTCTGAGCTCCCCAAACAGATTACTTGACAGCAGGACAGTCATCCTCCCACCTGAGCTACCTT
The genomic region above belongs to Vulpes lagopus strain Blue_001 chromosome 3, ASM1834538v1, whole genome shotgun sequence and contains:
- the CIAO3 gene encoding cytosolic iron-sulfur assembly component 3; translation: MASPFSGALQLTDLDDFIGPSQDCIKPVKVDRRPGSGVAKIHIEDDGSYFQVSPDGGTQRLEKAKISLDDCLACSGCVTSAETVLITQQSHEELRKVLDANKMAAPGQQRLVVVSVSPQSRASLAARFQLSPTDTARKLTAFFKKIGVHYVFDTAFSRSFSLLESQREFVQRFREQANSTQALPVLTSACPGWICYAEKTHGNFLIPYLSTARSPQQVMGSLVKDFFAQQQHLTPDRIYHVTVMPCYDKKLEASRPDFFNQEHQTRDVDCVVTTGEVFKLLEEEGVSLSELEPAPLDSLCSSMSAQEPSSHRGGGSGGYLEHVFQHAAWELFGIHVDEVTYRPLRNKDFKEVTLEKEGRVLLHFAAAYGFRNIQNLVQKLKRGRCPYHYVEVMACPAGCLNGGGQLKAPDVPSKELLQQVEMLYGMVRTEVPEDVPGVQELYRSWLQGEGSEQAGRLLHTSYHAVEKASSGLSIRW